In Corvus moneduloides isolate bCorMon1 chromosome 6, bCorMon1.pri, whole genome shotgun sequence, the sequence GCGAAGCCGACGCCGGCGGAATTCGACACCGACGTGATGGTCATGCTGAGGGAATTCGCCAAAAACAGGAACAGGGAGCAGAGGCTCCGGCAGCCGGACCTGGAATATCTGTTTGAGCCGCCACGCTGAGGGAGGGGCCgcccctgtccccattccctggaGGAGTGGAAGGACACAGGGCTCCGGACTGACGTTCCCGCCTTCCCCGCggttttcctcctcttccagcagcCTTCGGACACTCGTGGAATGCTGAATAAAGCCGTGGCTACCGGCCCTGCCTGACTGCTGGCCCTGCATTGTGACATCGGGGTCGGGCCCTCGGAGACATTCCCAGCTTGCTGCGGCACATTCCACCTCACTGATATTCGCGATTCCCACCTGCCCCTTTTCCCAGGGCCCCAGTTGGTGAccccgccccggggcgggcGCCGCAGGTCCCGCTTGGAGACGCCGGGACGTTCCCGGTGccctccagccacagcctccCGCACTGTCGCCGTTACCAGGAGACAGAGTCGCATTCCACAGCCTGCCCTGCGGGCGGGCCTCGCAGCTCCAGCCATGGCGTAGGGCCGTGCCTCGGGCCATTCCCGGCGCCAGGGGGCCGTTCCCAGTGCCAGGATGCCGTCCCTGCCGCAGGACTCGCCGGCCGCGGGGTTGGGGACGGGGTTCCCCGTGGTGAGGGGCCCCCCCTCCGAGCTCATGGGCTTTTATGTCACCACCTACGAGGCGTCCTTTGGGCAGAGGCCCAggggggcaccccaaaaacTCGAGGGGGGGCGCGTTTTGGGGGCGGAGCCCCCCGGTGACAGGGATGTGCACCCCCTCCTCGGTGTCCACTCCGGCTCGGGATACGTCGCCAACAACTACGCGGCGGTCTCGTCCCTCATCTCCCCGTTCGTGGAGCGGTAggtccctgctcctggagcctgggggggaggggggggcacGTTTTGGGATCGCTCCATGACGGCCGTTCCCGCCGCAGCCAGGACACCGACGTGTCCACCACCTCCGAGGACTTCAAGCTCTTCGCGCACCCTGCCTACCAGAGGATCTTGCCGCACTGTGTGGATGAGCTGGAGTGTTGCTATCCTGCTggcttctccttttcctgcctccGTTTTGGGGAGATGAGGGTGCCAAAAGCATCCAGGGAACGCGGCACCTGGAGCCGCTGTGCcgctcctgcccagccaggtatggttttggggtcctgggatcccaggaaaGCTCCCATCACCAGCAGAGTTTTGGGGTGTTGGGAATCTCAGGGAAAGCTCCATCCttggagggttttggggtgttgggATCGcagacacagctctgtccttaggaggaggggtttggggtgttgGGATCACAGGGAAAGCTCCATTCCCAAGAAGTTCTGGGGTCCTGGGGATCCTGGGGAAAGCTCCATTCTTACGAGGGTTTTGTGGTGTTAGGATTCCCAGGAAACCTCCATccccaggagggtttggggtcctgggggttGCAAGTCCAGCTCCATCATCAGGAAGGTTTTGGGGATATTTGTGGTCCCAGGGCCGCATCCAActccagggattttggggtgtcagTGGTCCCAGAGACCTCAGGAGGTTTGGGGAGTGTTGGAgaccccctgccccccccccagcacagcGGGGCGGGTGTATCCAGGTGATGCCAGGCccgggggcacaggggacatccctgctccatctgctCCCCACAGATGTCCCACAGAGGACGACGGAGCTGTCAGGCTTCACCGGGACCGCCCCCAGGAGTGACCTCACCCTGCCAGAGCAGCCCGTGAGCCCTGTCCCCGccgtgtcccctgtcccccccacccctcagCACCCCAGGGGACACTTTTCCTCTCCCACAGCTTGACTTCAGTGATGCTCGGATGGATTCCTTTCCCTCCATGTGCACCTCTGTAAGCAAAGGGAGGGAGTGGCAAGGGCAGGGGACATCCTGTCCTAGTGCTCCCAGTGGGCTCTgaggcagtgggagctgccagggcatGGGAATGAGCAGGAtctcatccctgtgtccccacacagccccagcctgccaTGGGCCACCCCCCGCCCTTCGCCCCCCCGGAGCTCCAAGTGGGACCCAAGGGAGTCACTTCCAGGAAGGTGGGTgcagccctgtcccctgtcccgCTCCCTTTTCCCACGGGACCACGCCCCCAACCCGCTCCATCCCTCAGGAGCCGTTGTCCTACGCCACTGTCCACAACAAGTACCTGACCCAGCTCTCGCCACTGGCCCCCATAGCACCAGGTgagtttggggggggggattGCAGCCCCCAGGAGGAGTGGATACCCCCCTCACCAATTCCCCCCTGGGTTTTCCAGGCTGGTGGGCGCAGGCTCCAATTGCCTGGGCGCCGAGATCCGTGGAGGGCATCCAGATCCCACCTCCCAGCGGCTTCAGCACCAACAACCACCCCACCAGCCTGTGGCGCATCGATGAGCCCCTGGCATGACCCCCCTCAAAAACGTGCTGCCGCATCCCGGGAGTCCATCCTCGGCTTTTCCCAAATCCCCGTGGGAGAAATAAAGACTTTGCGCACGATGCCATTGGATTACCCCCTCGTTTTGGGGATTTCCTGCATCCCAACAGCTGGCAGGAGGGTTTTTGGGAGGTCGGGGGCTGTCACCTGGCCAGCTGCCGCTGGAGGGCTGTACGAGCCCAGCTTTCCGGCTTTCCGAGCCGGCTTTGGGATGACACAGCTGAtttgctgcaggaaaatccaggcAGGGCTGCGGTGGGAAGCGGGAGGACGAGGACGGACCCCGCAGGGTGGGCAGCCGTGGCAGTGGGGACACTTGGAGAGGCTTCCACCATGTCTTCCCTGGCCATGGGGAAGGGGGTTTGTGCCCCAAAGGGTGGCTCCCTACAGGGTCCTGGGGGATGCGAGGGATCACAGAGGAACTCCCCACCGGTTTAAGAACCCCCACCCAGTTTAGGCATCCCTACAcagcccagggacccccacCCCAATTTAGGGACCCCACACCCAGTTCAGGGTGAGGACGCTGATGCCaggctgctggaaaaggggctgggaatgctggggtgCGAGGGGGTCCTGCCTGCTTTGGGGACAGGGCGGGGCCAGGTAGGGCTCAGGTGGGTCACAGGTAGGGCATGAATGGGGCGCGGTGGGCGTGGGAACGGCGGGGCGGGGCATGAATGGGGCGCGGTGGGCGTGGGAACGGCGGGGCGGGGCATGAATGGAAGGGGGCGCGGTCTGCGCCCCGGTGGCGCGGGCTCCCATTGGCTGCGGCGCGTTGCCATGGCTACGGCGTCGCCCCGCCGGGTCCCGGTCCCGGTGCGCGATGGGCAGCGGAGGCTCCTCGGGGCGCGGGGCCCGGCTGGCGGCCGCCGAGGGCCCCGACGGCGTCGAGCAGCGGCTGGAGGTGCGGGGCCGGCAGGTCCCGGCCGAGCTGTGGGCTCAGCAGGGGCTGCGGAAGCTCTACCTGAGCGACGCGGGGCTGCGGGAGGTCCCGGACGAGCTGGCGGAGCTGCAGCACCTGCGGACCCTCGCCCTGGACGGCAACGAGCTGATGGAGGTGCCCGAGGCCGTGTGCGACCTGCCCCGCCTGGCACACCTGTACCTGGGCCGCaacgggctgcaggggctgccgCCCGCCTTCgcccagctccagagcctgCGCTGCCTCTGGATCGAGGGAAACTTCCTGGCGCACTTCCCCCGcgccctcctgcagctgccggAGCTGCGCAGCCTCCAGCTGGGGGACAACCGGCTGTGCCGGCTGCCCGCGGCGCTGCCCCGCATGGGCGGCCTGCGGGGGCTCTGGCTCTACGGGAACCGCTTCCAGGAGTTCCCGCCCGTGCTGCTGCGCATGGATCACATCCGCGTCCTCGACCTGGATCGCAACCGCATCGCCAGCTTCCCGGACCTCACCGGCCTCGCTTCCCTGCGCCTCCTGTCCTACGACCACAATCCTGTCCGGGAGCCGCCCTGTGTCGGGGATGAAGTGCAGCTGGTGGGGGACGGGGCGCAGGAATACATGGAAGCGCGGCAGGAGCGGCTGCAGAGTCTGCAGcgccaggaggaggaggaggaggaaggcaccGAGGCCACCCCGGTATCCCCCGAGGATGGGCtgcaggatggggagggggaattCGCGGCCCTGACGGGGTCTCCTGAGGAAACGTGAGCCGCTGTCCCCCTGAAGGGGTGCAGAGCCTCCACCTGCCTCCCAAGGAGTTCCCatccagggctgggaaaggaggaagctCAGCAGCCACAAAGGAAAACCGACGGTCTGAGGATCAGTGTCATTCAGCAAAGAGTTTTGTCCTGGATCTGCAGGGCCCCCAGCAGTGATCCCACCTACCCCAGGGTGCCTTGGGTTGGGATACAGCCCCCTGTCCTGAGAGGTGATCCCACACTGCCACCCCACAAGCACAGGGACATTCCCGCCCCTCCACCTCCAAAAAATCCTTTCCTCCTGTCCCTatgggcagcacagggaaacGCAATGCCGGTTGCATCCACTCCATGGGTCCCATCATCCTGAAGAGCTTCGAGGTTTGGGAACAAAGGCACGGACCCTGAGaccctcatcctgctgctggaattggGCTGGGGGAGAGAATTTTCCACCAGGCTCCTCCTGGCCATGAGGTTTGGGAAGGAGCCGCTGGAAAATCCACCTGGGTCTAAGCACTGCCTGTCTCCAAGCTGGAAAGGGTTTTGCCTCCGTGGGAAGAGGAGGCTCATCCCTGGCACCGTCTGTCCCAAAACAGGTACCAGATCCAGGGCTGACCCCTTaccctccctcttcctctctccaaGTGCCTCTTGGACCAAGCTCAGGCAATAAAAAGCACAAATCCAAGGAATTCGGTGTGAGAGAAAGGTGACGGGGACCAGCCTCAGGGAAGGGTTCATTTGGGATCCCTAAAacccagcagcacatcctggtGTGCGACCACCAGCTCCCTATTCTGGACATCCAAGGAATCCCAattccctcctcccatccccaAGCCGAGCCGGTGTGGTGGGAAGCTCGGGGCTCTGAGGTCTGGAGCTCGCTGGAGGTTTCAAACCACACATCCGCTTTTAACGGCCCTGGATttgggtttggggctgggaggcagccagagctgctgccacatcCGCTCCGGCACCGGCAGGGCGGATGCTGCCGGCTTTTCCCTCCACTTCCTATTCCACAGCGGGAACCACGGCTATTTTGGACACGTGGAGCTTCCTCATCTGCAGGATGGGCAGGAGCTGTCGGTGCCAGCTCCTCCAGGGTAATttcagggatttggggcttAGCAGGAGCTTGGAATCGGGTCTTCCCAGCAGGTCCAGACTGTcaatcccttttcccacccaGGTACCCTTCACTGTGGGGCAGAGCATCCCAGGATCCCAGAACCCACCCCTGGAATTCTGGATGTCTCCCAGCCCTTCGTGCCATCGATCCAGGCGGCTGCTGCTTTATCTGGGAAGACACTGCTGCTAATTAGCAAGGAATTATCCATGATCCCGGGGATGCTGACCCTGGCAGGGACCCTCAGCATTCCAAGCCCAGGCTGCAGGCAAGATCCAATGCCACCAGCTCCATGCAGATCCCTGCCAGCCCATCCATTCGGCAGGAACTGGGATGCAGGTGGCTCTGGATGCCACCAGCCTGTCCCCATGGCTGGGATCAGATCCAGGAGCTCTGACACCCGGGATAGGGGggtcctccctccctgcttttcccaaggAGCTGGGTCGGGATCCAGGCACCGGTGACGATCACGGTGACACTGGGACCAGGAGCTGCCGCAgtcagtgggaatctgacagATTCCGGCTCCGCTCGAGTATTTTGGGGCCGCTGGCACCGGCGAGTCCCCGCTCCCGGCAGTGCATCATCCATACGTCTGTCCCTATATATATCCCTGCCTCCTCTCCCGGCCCCGCGTGCGACGGTTTGTGGCCCCGCCGCAGCTGGGATCACGCTGCTATTTCCATCTGCTCCCGCTGCCTGCCAGCACAAAGCAACGGGATTGGGAATCGCTGCGGATCCGTGCAACAGGAGCGCCGGGATCGCTGCGCTTTCAAAGATTTGGGAGGATGAAAGGAGCCCGGCGTTGGTGTAAGagcccaggcagagccaggatCGGTGGCACCGATGCCATCGGCAGCTTGGCAATGCCAGAGTTCCCAGGTTTGGCTCAGCTGGAGCCGGAGTGGGTGCAGGTGGCAAGGGGACAGCCTTGtcccctgctgccacctccaACACTGAGGAGGCCACTCAGGCCTCTCCCAGGGCCTGAAGGGTGGATCCAGAGGGATTTTATCCTGGGCTGGGAGGACACGGATGGctctcctgctgtccctgcgTTTGgagtttcatttatttattcaagACCAGCATACGGTGAATTATTTAACAGGCACTGGAGCCTTCACAATGGCACCTGGACACAGGATAGGgttccctgcctcctccttccttttggAGCCAAAATCCAGTCCCTATCCAGCACATCCCACCCCACGGAACCCGGCGCAGACCTGGATGGGATGGGAACTCAcctggctcccagcaggctGGGGGGGGTCATTGTTGTCCCTGAAGCCGCCACGGGGATCCCAATCCCGGCAGGATCCCAGAGTTTTGGGGGGATACTCAGTGCTGGATGGGATAATAGTGGGTGGATACTCAGGGTTGGGAGGGATAACGCTGGGAGAGATGCTTGGAGCTGGGGGGGGCATGCTCAGTGTCGGGGCAATGCCCACCCAGGTGTGGtgcccccattcccaccccaggATCCAGCCCCCGCCTTCCCCCGATCCCAGAGACGACTCACGCTGGCAGTTACTGACTGTCCTTTATTACTGAGAGCAGGGGCTGCCTCCAGAAAACGAGGGGCCCCGCTCCCCAAAAATAGGATTCTGCAAAGGAGACGCCCCGACCCGCGCGCCCCATCCTTggcatcgccagccgggcaccccctgctccagccactcctcagccgggccgggccgggctcttTATTGGATTtttgatcttttcctttttcctggattttttttgactttttttggtcttttttttggtcttttttttttggttttttttttggttttttttttttttttgtcctgtttttctgtattttacacACCAGTTGGATGTTACCGTCACATGAAGAAGAGAGAACCTGAACAAGATCACGGCTACGAGCTCTAGAGTTAAAAATGAACACACAAACCCCCGGGGAGCCCGACCGCGGACGAGGAATCCGGCCTGGAAAAGCGGGGTGCCCGAGGGGCCGCGGGGGGCACCCGgcttggcacagccctggccctgccaccCCTTCCCCAGGCATGTAAGTCTCTtcttttatgttaaaaaaagagagaatatgACAAAAATACAAATGTCCCTAAAAGCGTTGTTATTACTGTAGTAGCAGTAGTATGACTTTCTCTCCAGATTGTCCAAAATCGTCTAAACtggggctgcgggagctgctgggaacCGAGGGTGCCACGGGGGGAGCAGGAAGACTGAGGATGATCCGGCGTCCGCCACGGAGAGCCACCACCGACCCCGTTGTCACCCCCTGTGGGACTCCCAGGTGGGTCTGTCcctggttttgggggtcccagggagcaggaaggggtCTGGCATGTGCATCCCGGGGCTCcgtggggatgctgctgctggcactgatCCTGCCAGGCTGGCTGTCCCAAGGAATGCCACCAGCCCGGGGAAAGTCACCTGCCCGCGGTGGGTGCGGACAGCAGCGCTCGCTCCACCCTTTATCCCCAGTGGTGGGCACGGGGCTCCCGGAGCAGCCCGGCTGGAAGGGGACCCTGTGGGGCTCCGCATCCCCCCCGAGGGGCCCCCACCTGCCCGGGGTGGGAGTGAGAGCAGGACCGGGGGTGCCCAGGGCGGCTTAGGGACCCCCCGCGCCCGCCGAGCCCCAAGACGGAGGTAAAGCATCGAACCCGGCTGAAGGCAGTGCACGAAGGGGCCCGCTTTGGATAAAGAACTGTGTCATGGCTTCCGATCCCAGGGAAAggggctgtcccctcccctcggtgtcccccgcccgccccgggacactcggggggggcggcggggacgGGGCGGGGCAGGGGGGGGCTCCGTGGCTCCGCTGGCGGCTCCGAGAGGTTTTATTGAGCTGAAAGGGGAGGGACGGGGGGTCCCTCTGGCACCCGCAGCCTGACCCCCTGAaatggggggcgggggggcgaGGCCGGGGAGGGGCCGAGGGGCTGCGGGAGTGGGGCTGGAAGCACTCGCAGAAGTCCTGCCCGGTGGTGGGAATAGGGATGGGGGGACATCGCTTCTGGCACCTCCTCGGCCGGGGTTGGGGGCGGCTCCGCGCCCCCCGCACCCCAGGGAGAGGCGAGGCCGGGGGGTCGGGGGGCTCCGTTCCCCTCCTCCCGCAGGGTCCCCGCGAGCCAGGCCGCTGTCCCGCCGGTCCCTGGCCGGGAGCGCCGcgggaaggggctgggagctgggaagggggacCCCGAGCCCGCGGTCCGGCGGCGCTCAGGCCTTCAGCTGGTGCCACTGTGCCACCGCCTGCCGCGGGCGGGCGATCATGTCCTTCCAGTGCTTCACCTCGCCGGGACCGCTCTTCCAGGACAGGTAAATCTGCGGGAAAGGCACCCCTGGAGCCACCGCGGCCGCTCCATCCCCGTCCCTTCACCCCCAAACTGCTCCAGCCCCGCTTTTCCGGGCTGGGCGCGGAGCCGGGGGCTATTTTTATCCCTCGATTTTCCGTATGGCGTCGCGGAAAAGCGCGTGTGCCGGCActcgctgctgctgctaccACCTCGGGGAGCCGGTGCCACCGCTCCGGCTCCGCGGATCACCGCCGGAGAGCCGGGATGGAGCAGAGCTCGCCGCTAATTATGCGATCAGAAGTGATTAGCGAGCCTCGGGCCACGGCGGGGTTTTAGCGGGATATCACGGACACTGCCTGTCCATCCCTGGAATCGGGCTCTTGGCTGTGCCCACCCCACGGACGCTGCCACCTCTGGCCCTGCCCGGCAGCCCGCGGCGCTGATCCTGGGATTTATTGGATGGATTTATCCCAACCGCTGTGTTTTCCCGATCCCAGCGCGGCGTGCGGGGATCAAGGGCGGAGATTACGGCGCGCGTTTGTCATCGCTGCGCTAACGATGAGCTGGGCGATTTCATGGATAATTCCTCCGCTCCTGTCCCCGCGAGTAATCCCAGGGGGTGGGAGCCGTCCGGGTGTGGCTCCCCATGCCCCATCCCTGTTTTTCTGGGGAAACTCCGGCACGCTGTGGCCGTGCCACCCAGCACGAGGGGTCCCCACCGCGCTCCGCACTGGAGATGGCAGCAGGCGCCGGCAGCCCCGGACCTGGCTGTCCCCGATTCCCACCTGGCTGTCCCTCGGGCGTGTCACCCACCT encodes:
- the LOC116445375 gene encoding uncharacterized protein LOC116445375, yielding MPSLPQDSPAAGLGTGFPVVRGPPSELMGFYVTTYEASFGQRPRGAPQKLEGGRVLGAEPPGDRDVHPLLGVHSGSGYVANNYAAVSSLISPFVERQDTDVSTTSEDFKLFAHPAYQRILPHCVDELECCYPAGFSFSCLRFGEMRVPKASRERGTWSRCAAPAQPDVPQRTTELSGFTGTAPRSDLTLPEQPLDFSDARMDSFPSMCTSPQPAMGHPPPFAPPELQVGPKGVTSRKEPLSYATVHNKYLTQLSPLAPIAPGWWAQAPIAWAPRSVEGIQIPPPSGFSTNNHPTSLWRIDEPLA
- the LRRC10B gene encoding leucine-rich repeat-containing protein 10B; protein product: MGSGGSSGRGARLAAAEGPDGVEQRLEVRGRQVPAELWAQQGLRKLYLSDAGLREVPDELAELQHLRTLALDGNELMEVPEAVCDLPRLAHLYLGRNGLQGLPPAFAQLQSLRCLWIEGNFLAHFPRALLQLPELRSLQLGDNRLCRLPAALPRMGGLRGLWLYGNRFQEFPPVLLRMDHIRVLDLDRNRIASFPDLTGLASLRLLSYDHNPVREPPCVGDEVQLVGDGAQEYMEARQERLQSLQRQEEEEEEGTEATPVSPEDGLQDGEGEFAALTGSPEET